In the genome of bacterium, the window CGGTGGTGAGTTCTGATTTCCAACTCGATCGATACCCCTTTGGCGATTTTCACGCATCGGTCCGGTTTTGGGATGATAAAATCAGGATTCGTACGCCGCCGGATATTCCTGTCCAGATTGCCGGGGATCTTGGTTTGTCGCCGGACGGGGCAGTCATTTTTAACCGTCTCTCGATTTATGACCGGCACCAAGTATACATAGAATCATCCGGCCGGATTGACGGTACGCGGACTTCTGATCTTCGTATCAAGGTGAAGAACGTTAAGGCGGATTTGCTGACCCGCTGTTTGGGGTGGCCCCAACCCTGGACCGGTATTGCGAACGGGACCTTCCATTATACAGATGCTGAAGGAATTCCGAATTTTGATATACAGGTTAAAGTTGAGAACGGCAGTGTGCTTGATTTGCCGTTTGATGTTTTTCATGGAAACATTGTGATTGATCATCATTGGCTTTATTTCAGGGGACGCGAAGGCCATGCGGTTTTAAACCGGCACGGCTGTTACCAGCTGAATCTTAGTGGTAAGCTTCCGGTGCCGCAAAATGCCGAGGCAACGAAACGTCTTCAGGGCGCTGAAATGGATATACGGGTGCGGATGCCGGAAGGCGATTTGTCTTATATAACGTTTATTCCGTATTTTTCCAGGGCAACCGGTAAGAGCATGTTGGATTTGAATATCAAAGGGACGATGGACTATCCTGCCATCTTCGGCAGAGCTACAATTGACGGGGGCACTTTGTGTCCGCGGGTGTATACCCCTAAAATTGAAAAACTCAATGCAGATATTGTCTTTGAAGATAACCGGGTTTATATTAATCAACTTGAGGGCATGATCGGCGGTAGTAAACTGGAAATTACTGCAGGCCCCAAGGCGGATTGGGCGAGTGTTTTTCGGAGATTGCAGCCGCATGAACTGAATTTAAAACTGGATACCCGCGCTGGGGCAATCAAAACCGGAAATACCGATGATTATGAATTCATGGATGCCAAGGTGAAGATGGATGCGACCCTGGGGGGGACCTATGAAGCGCTGGTTTTAGGCGGTGTTTTTGAAGTGGCAGACGGACAATTTACTTTTCCGCCGCGGATGCTCACGGAGTTTGCCAAAAAAATGAAGACCGTCAATGTGAGTTACGATAATTTTAAAACCATCACGAAAAACAATTTATGGTTTTATAATGATGTGGTAAGGGCTTTGTTGAAACAAAATCAGACCGTTGTTTTCAACGGCGGCAAACATAATTTTTCCGCTGAAGGGCAAATTTCAGTGGTGCGTGGTTCTTTTACCTACCTGGACACGGATTTTAATCTTAATGCCAATGAAGAAACAGTTGTGGATTTTCAAAAACAGGCGAAACCGCAACTCAGGGGTCTGGCGGAAACAACCATTCGCAATGTGGGTATTAAAGATGAGGGACGGTCGCGTGATGCAACCATCTATCTCCAGGCGCGTGGAACGGTTGGAGAACTTAAAATAAGTTTGTATTCCGATCCTGAAATGACACAAGCGCAAATTGTATCCTTGCTGACATTGGGTGAGGACTATTCCAGCTGGTCGCAGGAAGAAATTGATCAGAAGGTCCAGAATGCCGGTGCACGTGTCTTGGGGAGACTGGCGGGAAATTTAATTGGAAGAGAAATTGAGAAAAGTATAAAAAAGATTACCCCGCTGGATGTTATTGATATACGGCTGGGCGGGGTGGAGAAACTCGCGGACTCAATTATGACAGGGAGCGGCAATTCCGGCAGTGCACAAGCCGGTGAACAGGATGATATTACGGGAACGAGTCTTTTAGACGAGACAGAGATTGGTATGGGAAAGTATTTGACCAACGATCTTTTTCTTAATTACCGGGGAACATTGAGGGATAGAGGAACTGAAGGCGGCGGGCTCTCGTGGGAATCATCCGTGGGTCTGGAATACAATCTCGATTCTTCCAAAAAAATAAAAATTTATAAGAACTTTGATGAAGATTCCAACCAAGAACTTTTTTGGGGTATTGAAGGCCGCTTGAAATTTGAGGGGTGGTCGCCGGACAAAGCAACAAAAGAAATAGAAGCGGCCGCTGAACTTGAATTGACCGTAACACCGGATTTGAAAAAAAAATGAACTAAATTTTTTCATCAGTGTCCTATTTGCATGCCAAGGGGAACGAATCACAGCACACGATCACGATACCTTGGCTACCTCACGTTTGGGATTGACACCGGGGCAGGGTTGTGATGCCTGCCCCCAATTCTTTCGCAATTTAAATATGGGTATATCGCGGGAATCGCTTGACGCAGCATGGCAGTTCTGATAGAATCGGTCAAATTTTTAGAGAAATGGAGGATTTTTAGCCTGTGTTTTCAAGGCTTTTTAAAGTAATTTCACTTTTAGCGGCTCTCTTTTATTGCCTATCTCATACCTCTTTTGCGGTCCAGTTGAAGAACAAAGTGATCAGCGACGTGCAGGTAACCGGCAGCACGACGATTGCAGGTGATGAGATTGTTTCCTGGTTGGCTGTTAAACCCGGTGAGGAATTTCAGGATGTGCGTTTGGTTTTGGACCGGGATTTAAAAAATATCTGGAAGACCGGAAAATTTGAGGATGTCAGTTTCGCCGTGGTTCCGCTGTCGGATGGAACCGTGCGTCTTTTGATTTCAGTCGAAGAAAAACCGGTGGTAAAAGAAATTCTTTTTACCGGGAACAAAGCGTTTGACAAAAAAAAACTATTGGAAAAAATGGAACTCAAAATCGGTGCCAGATATGATGCGTTCACCGCAGAAGCTGCTTCCGAAAAAATTGCTGATTTTTATAAAGAAAAAGAATATTATAAGGTGTCTGTTATACCGTCGGCGGAAGTTAAAACCGGCGATGCAGAGATAACGTTTGCAATTGTCGAAGGGATGAAGGTTAAGATCACCGAGATCGTGGTAACCGGCAACAAAGCCTTTGCCGAGGGTAAAATAAAGGGCTTTATGGAAACCAAAGAAGCGGGATGGTTTGTGGGCGGGATTTATAAAGAAGAAACTTTTATTGAAGATATGAAAAAAGTGCTTTTGCATTACGCCAAAGAAGGTTATTTAAAAGCCCGTGTTTTTGGGTTCGGTCTCAATGATATAGAATTAAATCGTAAAACCATTGTGAACAAAGCTTTGTTTGTGAATGAGACGGAAAAGGAAATGACGATCACGCTGGAAGTGGAAGAGGGGCTGCAGTATCAGGTGAAAAACATTACGGTGAAGGGCAATATTATTTATTCAAGTGAAGACCTTTTTGAACGTATGGCACTTAAACCCGATGCCATTCTTGATTTGATTACATTTGAACAGGATATGCATATGATTCGTATGGCATATTCGGAAAAAGGATATATCTTTGCGGATATTTCACCGGAAATGGAGTACAACGATGATGCCGGCACCGTAGAAATTGAAATTATTATCCGTGAAGGCACGATTGCCCGGGTTGAACGTGTTGATATTCGCGGCAATACCATGACCAAGGACAAAGTGATACGCCGTGAATTAACGGTGAAACCGGGGGAACCGTTCGATTCCAGGAAAATACAGCGGTCCCGGGAAAAAATTTCAAATCTTGGTTTTTTTCAGGACGTCAAGGTAACCACGGAACCGGGCAGCACCCCTGCCGAGCAGGTGTTGGTCTTCGATGTGGCAGAGCGGCATACAGGCACCATCAGTCTTGGCGCTGGGTATTCATCCGTAGATTACTTAATGGGATATTTACAGTTGACCCAGGCCAATTTATTTGGTAACGGTCAGTCGGTGAGTTTGCAGTGGGAATTGGGAAGCTTGCGCCAGAGTTGGCAAATGTCTTTTACAGAGCCATGGTTGTTTGATTCGCCGGTCTCTTTTGGCGTGGATGTCTGGAATATCAACAAGCAGAGGGGATATTCCGGCCAAGATTACAATCTACTTTCACAAGGTGGCGATATCCGGTTGGGACGCCGTTTTACTGAACATTGGAAGGGGTATTTAACGTATAAATTGGAGAGCAATGAATATACGGACCTTGACTCTTCGTTGGATGGAATTTATGAAGAAGGCCGCAGCGATACCAGCTCTGTGACACCCACGCTCGTTTATGATACCCGAGATAATATTTTTGATCCCACCCGCGGGACGTATCAGAAGTTTTCTATTGAATGTGCGGGTGGTTTTTTGGGCGGGGACAATAATTATTTTAAGTACAACTTGGATAGTACCCTTTATATCCCGCTTATTTGGCGGTTGGTGCTGGCCTTGCATGGTGAAGCAGGGTATGCCCGGGCGTTTGACTATGGCATCAGTGCTGTTTCCAATGTTCCGCCGGCAGAGCGTTACCGTGTCGGCGGTACGGATTCGGTGCGGGGTTATGGTGAGGGTGTTTTCGGGTCGAATTTGGAAGGCAACGGCGGCCGTTTTAAGCTTAATACCAATATTGAATTACATTATCCAATTATCGGTCCTTTAAAAGGTGTGGCCTTTTTTGATGCGGGGAATACATGGAGCGGCATTAGCGAAGCGTTTGATGAGGAGATTTTTCCTGATCGTGAAACAATCGGGGCGGTCACTTATTTTTCAAAGAATCCCTCATTATACAAAGGGGTGGGCGTGGGATTTAGGTTGACGGTTCCCGGGACGGTTATTTTAATCCGCTTTGATTTTGGGTATCCTCTGGACAACAATCCCAATGGTGGTCCGCCGTCTTTGCAGTATCACTTTAATATCGGAAATATTTTTTAGACAAGAGGCTTTAAAAAATAAGGGAGGCATGGCAATGAAAAGAAAGCAATTATTACAATGGATCGTGATTCTGGCAGGTGTTTTAACCCTCGGGTTTCATTCGACAGCTTGGGCCAAAGTTGCTGTTGTTGACACGGGAAAAGTGGTGAAAGAATATAAGAAGATGCAAGAAGCCCAGACCCGGCTGGAAAAAGATGTGGAAGATAAAAAAATGGAACTGAAGCGCATGAGCTCCGACTTGGAAAAAGATAAGAACAATCTTGATAAACAAAAAGGTATTGTCTCGGAATCCAAGTATAAAAAATTGCAAGGCAAATTTGAAAAGAAGCAGGATGTCCTGCGTGAAAAATATCGTGAAATGCAGAACTCTTTAATGAACCAACAGAAAACATTGCTGGAAGGTATTGTCAATGATGTGAAGGCAATTGTTGCCAAAATCGCCAAAAAAGAAAAATATGAATTGGTCCTGGATAAGGAAAGTGTTCTGTTCTACGATGGTGATGATATTACCTATAAAGTGTTGGATAAATTGAATTCGAAATAATTGAAATTACGGAGTATGCGTGAATGGCTTTTTCAAAAACGTTAAAAGAACTGGCTGAATTGACCGGTGCGACCTTGAGCGGGCCCGATGCTGAATCCGTGGTGATTTTAAGTGTCGGGCCGCTTGAACAGGCGGGTGCAAATACGCTGAGCTTTTTAGCCAATAAAAAATATCGCAATCAGTTGGAAACCAGCACGGCGGCGGCGGTTGTGATTCCGCCTATGATTGAGTATGACAAACCATGTCTCGTCAGCAAAAACCCCTATTTGGATTTTGTGAAAATTGTGTATCTTTTTGCGCCCCCGATTCCTGTTCCCGAACCGGGCGTGCATGCAATGGCAGTGGTGCATCCCGGGGCCAAGCTGGGGAAGGATGTGGCAATCGGACCTTTTTGTGTGGTAGGTGAAAACACCGAGATTGGTGATCGCACGGTTCTTGTAGCTCAGGTTTATGTCGGCGAACAAGTGAAGATTGGCAATGACTGCTGTCTTTATCCTCAGGTCGTCCTGCGGGAACGCTGTGTGCTGGGTAACCGGGTCATACTGCATCCAGGTGTGGTGATCGGTGCGGATGGTTTTGGATTTGCACCTGATGGCGAGACATATAAAAAGATTCCCCAGATCGGGAATGTTGTGATTGAGGATGACGTAGAAATTGGTGCCAATACCACAGTGGATCGTGCGGCTTTGGGTGAAACCCGGATCAACCATGGGAGCAAAATCGATAATCTTATTATGATCGCTCACAATGTGAAAATCGGGAGCAATACGGTTATTGCCGGACAGGCCGGTATCAGTGGCAGTACCAAGATTGGTAACAATGCCATGGTGGGAGGTCAAGTCGGCACGGCAGGGCACATTCATATTGGGAATAACACGATTTTAGGTGCTCAAGCAGGTATTTCGCGTGATGTTCCGGATGGGGCGTTTGTTTCCGGCTATATGGCCCGCCCCCACAAGGAAGCTATGCGTATTTTAGGGGAGACGGTACGTCTGCCTGGGCTGAGAAAAAAAGTTGAGGATTTAGAAGCGCGTTTGAAACAACTGGAAAAAGAATGAGCAAACCGGTTTTAGTTCAAACGACCTTAGCGAAGCCGGCGAGTCTGGAAGGTATTGGGCTGCATACCGGTGTCACGTCTCAGGTTGTGTTTGAACCGGCGCCTGCAGATACCGGTTATGTGATTGTTCGTACCGATCTTCCGGGAGAACCCCGGCTTTGCCCGGCAGTGGACCTGGTCTCGCAAACCACGCGGGGAACAACCCTAAAAGACGGTGATGTCGAAGTACATACCGTTGAGCATGTCCTGGCGGCACTGGTAGGCTTGGATATTGATAACTGTATTATTAAATTATCCGCCTTTGAACCGCCGGTCATGGATGGGTCTTCGCAGGAATTTTCCGAAGCGATGGTTGCAGCCGGTATTGTGGATATTCCGGAGAGTGAAAAGAAAATTTACCGGGTTACCGAACCACTCGTGATTCAAGACGGCAAGAAAAGTATTGCAGCCTGGCCTTATCCGGGCTTGCGTATCACCTATGAATTGTATTATGATCATCCTTGGCTGCAACCCCAGCGGGTTGATCTTGAAATCAATCCGGAGGTTTTTCGCGCACAATTGGCGCAATGCCGCACATTTTGTTTGGAACAGGAAATTGATTGGTTAAAATCCCAAGGATTGGCCAAAGGCGGGACACGGGAAAACGCCCTGGTGATTGGTGAACACGGACTGGTTAATCCGCCGTTTCGCTGTGAACATGAATTGGCATTTCATAAAGTGTTGGATTTTATTGGGGATCTGGCATTGGCGCGTTGTAGGGTGGAAGGACATTTTGTTGCCAATTTTACCGGCCATGAGATGAATGCCCGTCTGGTGAAAGCACTTTTGAATCAAGCAAAAAGAATAAAGCATTTGGAGAGGGGGAAGGGAACATTGGTTATTGAAGCGCAGGAAATTGAGCAGTTGTTGCCGCACCGTTATCCCATGTTACTGGTTGACCGTGTGATAGATCTTGAGGTCGGCAAACGGGTTGTGGGAATTAAAAATGTAACAATGAATGAACATTTTTTTCAAGGGCATTTTCCCGGGCATCCGATTATGCCGGGGGTACTGATTTTGGAAGCCATGGCACAATGCGGTGGTGTGCTGCTTATGAAAAGCTCCCCGGATTCAGTCGGGAAGGTTGTTTATTTTGTGGGCATTGATAAAGTCCGGTTTCGCAAACCTGTGGTGCCGGGTGATCAACTCCGTTTTGAACTTTCGGTTGACAAAATAAAAGCCAGAATTGCAAAAATGCTGGCAAAGGCTTATGTCGGGGATACGTTGGTTTGTGAGGCGGAATTTATGTCGACCTTAGTCGCCCGCTAGTTGGATTTTCAAAAAACGAAAATTCTTTAAGGAGAGAAAACGTGGCTGTTAAAATCCATTCTGCTGCAATTGTACATCCTGATGCGAAACTTGGGGTTGATGTTGAGATTGGTCCGGGCGCAATTGTGGGAGAAAATGTTGAAATAGGTGATCGTACTCAGATTGGCGCCTATGTGGTGATTGACGGAGGTACAACGGTGGGGATAGAAAATCGTGTCTTCACCGGTGCGATTCTCGGCAGTGAGTGCCAGGATCTGAAATTTAAAGGGGAACGCTCTTTTACCAAAATCGGCGATCGAAATACGATTCGTGAATATGTAACCATAAACCGGGCAACCGCGAAGGATCTTTATACCACCGTTGGAAATGATAATTTGATTATGGCCTATGCCCATGTGGCGCATGACTGTACGGTTGGGAATAACAATGTGCTCGCCAACGGACTGGCCATGGCAGGGCATGTCACCATTATGGATCATGCTAATATTGGCGGATTAAATGCATTGCATCAGTATGTGCGTATTGGTTCCTATTCCATGATTGGCGGTCTTTCCCGCGTTCCTAAAGATGTACCACCCTTCATCATGTGTGCAGACACACCCTTGCGGATTGTCGGAATCAATAAAATTGGTCTGGAAAGAAAAGGGTTTGGCAAAGAACAGGTCAAGGCAATCGAAAAAGCCTACCGGATTTTATATCGCTCCAAGCTGAATACGTCTCAGGCCTTGAAAAAACTGGCTGAAGAGCCCGGTACGCCGGAAGTGGATATGCTCATTCAATTTATAAAAGAATCCGAACGTGGCATCGCGAAATAAACCGGCTGTAATCCCTAAAATCGGGCTTATTGCCGGTTGGGGTGAATTTCCCTTTTTGGTCGCGCAGACCATGCAGCAAAAGGGGAAGCGCGTGGCGGCGGTTGCTTTTCCCGGCGAAACTTTTCCTGAAATAAAAACGTGTGTCGACGAACTGCATTGGATCAGTATTGGGCAATTGGGTGAGATGATTAAGATTTTTAAGACCGCAGGCATTACTCAAGTTGTCATGGCGGGAATGATTCGGCATAAACACCTGTTCGCAAATTTGAAGCTTGACTTAAAGGCGGTTAGTTTGCTGGCGACCATGAAAGATAAACGTGCTGATTCAATTTTGTGCGCAGTCGCAGGCGTCTTGGAAAAAGAAGGAATACGTCTTGTTTCGCCTTTACCGTATTTAAAAGTCAACCTGCCAGGAAAAGGATTGTTGACAAAGCGTAAACTAACTCAAAAAGAGCAGCGTGACATTACGTTTGGATATAAAATTGCCAAGCATGTCGCGCGGGCGGATATCGGTCAGACCGTTGTGGTCAAGGACCAAGCGGTGATTGCCGTGGAAGCCATGGAAGGTACGGACGCCTGTATTCTCAGAAGTGGTGAGTTTACCCGTGGCGGGGCAGTTGTCATCAAAGTGCTTAAACCAACCCAGGATTTGCGTTTTGATACACCGGTGATCGGACCCAATACAATTGAGTCGATGCTGAAGGTTAAAGCCGCTGTGCTGGCATTTGATGCGGATAAAACCCTTTTTCTTCAGAAAGAAAAAACCATTGTTATGGCAAATAAGAAAAAAATTACCCTGATTGGTGTCTAGGAGTTTAAGCAATTAGTTGCTTTTAGGTATTGTTCGTCACCCCGGTGAAAACCGGGGTCCAGAAAAAGTTTTAAAATTCAGATTCCTGGATACCGGCTTCCGCCGGTATGACGGCAAAATATAAATAATCCGACTAAATGCTCAGACTCCTAGGCCGCAATACTAACCGCAAAGTTTTAAAATGCAATTCCCAGATAGATGCCACCTCCAACAATATAAGCCAGCGCCAGTAATTCGGAAGCATCCGGCGCTTGAGCTGTGACATATCCGCCGTTCACAAATAGTCCCAAAACGACCCGCTGGGCAATGATAAATTTGTAGCCGGCCTCGAGATGGGCTGTGCCAATTAGAACATTGGTATCAACCGGAGCTTCATTATGAGCCCGGTCTTCATAAGTTCCGCTAAATCCTATAAAGTCAAAACGCGGGCCGAGATGAAATCCTTTAGGAGCTGCGCCGAAAGGATAAAACCGGCCTGAGATACCTGCACCATAGCCGCTGACCGAATAAATCCAGTCGTAATCATCATCTGAACTGCTTTTTCCCCCCTTGGCCTCCCAGATTGGGATAATGTTGGCACGGATACCCAGGCCGAAATGATTGCCTAAGGCGATTTCGTATTCTGGACCATAATTACCTGTGGCGACTCCTAAAAGATTGACCATTAAATTGTTTTTCAGTTGTGAGGCAGAGGCGGTATGACTGATGACTGAAAAGATGACAAATGCCAGGAAAAAACTTAAAAATAACGTTTTTCTTGAGAACAACATCTAGTATTTCCTCCTTTTTGTGATTTTTAAAGTTGCACACAGTATATGGTATGAGTATGGTTATGCAAATCTAAATTTTGTGTTTTTTGTCGGATAACTGCTTGACAGAACATTTTATCAGATGGTATAGTCACCACAATATATTGTGGTGGACACCTATTTTACTCAAAGTATCGGTACAGTATGGGGTTTACTTAATTTAATTAATTGAAAGACCGGTATTATTTTAGATGTGATTTTGAACGAGGGGGACTGGAACGTGTATTTTAAACGACTGGAGCTGCAGGGTTTTAAATCATTTGTGGATCCCACACGGCTTGATTTTGAATCTGGTATTTCAGCAATCGTTGGACCCAACGGATGTGGGAAATCAAATATTGTCGATTCCATTCGCTGGGTTTTAGGAGAACAAAGCGCCAAATCCCTGCGTGGTGCACGCATGGAGGATGTTATTTTTAATGGTACGGACCAGCGTAAGGCGGTTGGTATGGCCGAGGTTTCCCTCACCATGGACAACCAGGATCGTCAACTGGCGAGTGATCATGATGAAATTACCATTACACGTAGAGCTTTTCGCTCCGGTGAGAGTGAATATCTGATTAACAAAACCGCCTGTCGTTTACGGGACATTCATGACCTTTTTATGGATACAGGTATTGGCACCAACTCCTATTCGATTCTGGAACAGGGAAAAATTGATTTAATTGTATCCTCTAAACCTGCAGACCGGCGGTTTGTATTTGAAGAAGCTGCCGGTATTTCCAAATATAAGTCACGCAAAGATGAATCGTTGCGAAAACTGGAGGCTACTGAACAGAACTTTTTACGTGTTAATGATATTGCCGTGGAAGTAAAGCGGCAGATTAATTCTCTGGAACGGCAGGTGCAAAAAGCGCGGCGGTATCAAACTTTTAAACAGGAGTTGACAACGCTGGAGGTTGCTCAGGGGCGCAAGGAATTAAAAGTGCGGCGTAGGCAGCTTCGGAAGATTGAACAGCAGTGGGAGGAACGGCGGACACGTGCAGATGAATCCGCGCGGGGTAAGCAGACATTTGAAAACGAACTGTTTCATTTAAACAATGATCTCGCAGAAGCGGAAGCGCAGCTGTCACAGGCGCAGGGCTCAGTGCATCAGGTTGCCGAAGAAATTATTAAAACCGAGGATTTTGTTCATTCCTCCGAACTTCGGAAAAATGATCTTGAAATTGGTATTGCACGTTCGGAAGAGGAAGTCAAGGCATTGGATGGAAAAGAAAATCAGTTGCGGGAGCAGAATAAAGATACGCTGGATGCCCGGGAGAAAAAGGAGCAAGAGTTTAGGTCCGGACAAAGCGACTTGGTTACAGAGGAAGATCGCCTCAACACGCTGGAACAGGAACTCAAAGAACGGGCGGCCAAGGTTCAGGATCAGCAGAGCCGCTTGCTTCAACTCGTTGATCAAATGTCAACCCTGCGGAATGCTTTGAAAAATTTGGAACTTCGTATGGGCGAACAAAAACAACAGCTGGGGAAGTATGATTACCAGCTTGACCAGTTGGCGGAACAAAATCGTGAAATGCTTGAGGGGAAAAATACGTTGGAAAATGAGTTTGCCGGTGTTAACCAGTCACTGGAAGCACTGCGGACGGAACGCGACCGCTTAAGCATTGAAAAAGAACGGCTTGAGCAGGTGATGAAAACCTTAGCGGCCATGCTGGAAAATTTTAATAAAACCATTACTCAACTTACCTCACGCCTGACTTGGATCGAGGAATTGAAGAACGGACTTGATGGATATGAAATGGGGGCCAAGACCATTTTGCTTGAACATAATGCCGATCCGGATAAATTTCCCGGCATTATCGGACCTTTGGTCAATTTTATCCGAACGGAACAAAAATATGAGTTTGCCTTCGAAGCCTTGTTTGGGCATCAACTACAATATATTTTGGTGAAAACGGAGTTACAGGGGCGGGAGGCCATTGCTTTTCTGGCGGAGGACAATCGAGGCCGGGCGACATTTATTCCGCTGGAAGCGTATACGGCGGCATCAGAATCGGGGACCGGTGTTGAATCAGTAGTGTCTTGGATGCAGCTGCCCGGCATCTATGGTCCGGCAAAAGAGCTGGTAAGGGTTGATGAGCGGTTCCGCAGGGTTTTTGATTACCTTTTGAAAGATGTTGTGATTGTAGAATCTGCTGAGACAATTAAGCAGGCACGTGCCAATGGTGCAACCTGTACGTTGGTTTCGATAACCGGTGAACTTCAGACCAGCGAAGGCTGGTTAACGGGCGGGAGCCAGGATATCATGGAACGCGGATTGCTTGGCCGCGAACGTGAAATCGAGGAATTGAAAAATGAGCTGGAGCTTTTGGAATCCAATCTGGCCAAAACTCAGGCTGAATCAGACGAAACTGTTTTGAAACTTGAGGAAACTACCGGGAGCCTTGAAGGTGCCAACACTGAATTGCATGAATTGGAAATACGGTATGCCCAGATTGAGAAATCTTTGGAAAGTTTACAGCTGCAATTAGGCGAAGTGGAAAAACAGATGGAATCACTTCAACAGGAAAGAACAACGGTGCAAACGGCACTTGATCAGACCACGGAAGCGCATACGACAACCGCCCGGCAGCTGATGGATCTGGAATTAACGGATCAAAAAACCCAGGAAGAGCTTTCCCAGCATCAGGTGGAAATTGAGGAACGGCGCAAAGAATATGATGAACGTTCCATGCGGGCCGGCGAGTTGCGGGTTCGTGCGGCTTCACTGGAACAGCAAATGAACAGCATGAATGCGGAATTAAGCCGGGTAACAACGGAATTAAACGAGATGGCCAATACCAAGGCCGAGAAAAACAATACCATCCACCGTGACAGGGAACGGTTTTCCGATATTGATTTTCAAATGAAGGAAAAGCAGGCATTGCTGGAAAGGCTCTCGGAAAATAAAACCAGTCAGGAACAAGAACTCGATTCTTTGCGGCAAAAGCGCCAGGAGCTTGTTTCGAGCAAGACCCATAAAGAAAAGCATTCGCGGGAAATTCTGGATGTGTTGGACGTTATTAAACAAGAACTCCATGAACTGGAATTGGAAAAAAGCCAGTTGCGGATGAATTTGAAGTCATTGGAAACATATCTTGAGGAAGAATATAAACTTAATGTGACCATGGAAGAGAGTGATGATCAAGTCGAAGAGGCACCGGCTGAGGAATTCCAAAGTCCGGAAGCGTTGCAATCGCGGGTAAAAGAATTAAAAAATAAGATAGAAGGTATGGGAACCGTCAATTTGGTTGCGATGGAAGAATATGACGAACTCCAGGAGCGGTATGAATTTCTTTCGAAGCAACTCGCTGATTTGAAGGATGCAAAAGAAAATCTTCAAAAACTGATCACCAAGATTAATCATGAAAGTCGTGAACGTTTTTCAGATACTTTTACGCAGGTTCGCGCAAAATTCAAAGATGTTTTTCGTGGTCTGTTTAATGGCGGGGATGCGGATCTGGTGCTGGTGGATGAGACCAATCTGTTGGAAACCGGGATTGAGATTATTGCCCGGCCGCCGGGAAAGCGGCTTCAGAATATTTCATTGCTTTCCGGTGGTGAGAAGGCCTTGACGGCAATTGCATTGTTATTTGCTGTTTTTTTGATTAAGCCGAGTCCTTTTTGTATTTTTGATGAAATGGATGCACCGCTGGATGATACCAATACCGGACGTTTTGGAAAAGTTTTGAAGGAATTTGCCAAGAAATCACAGTTTATTGTGATTACCCATAATAAAATAACCATGGAGATGGCAAGTGTCATGTATGGTGTTACCATGCAGGAATCAGGTGTCTCGCGGCTTATTTCAGTTAAATTTGCAGGGGAACAAGCTCCTCAACCGGTGGTGGCCCCGGTTGCAGAAGAAGAAGCAGCACTGAATTAAAGCAAGCTGGTTGGAACACTTCTTGATTAT includes:
- the smc gene encoding chromosome segregation protein SMC, translating into MYFKRLELQGFKSFVDPTRLDFESGISAIVGPNGCGKSNIVDSIRWVLGEQSAKSLRGARMEDVIFNGTDQRKAVGMAEVSLTMDNQDRQLASDHDEITITRRAFRSGESEYLINKTACRLRDIHDLFMDTGIGTNSYSILEQGKIDLIVSSKPADRRFVFEEAAGISKYKSRKDESLRKLEATEQNFLRVNDIAVEVKRQINSLERQVQKARRYQTFKQELTTLEVAQGRKELKVRRRQLRKIEQQWEERRTRADESARGKQTFENELFHLNNDLAEAEAQLSQAQGSVHQVAEEIIKTEDFVHSSELRKNDLEIGIARSEEEVKALDGKENQLREQNKDTLDAREKKEQEFRSGQSDLVTEEDRLNTLEQELKERAAKVQDQQSRLLQLVDQMSTLRNALKNLELRMGEQKQQLGKYDYQLDQLAEQNREMLEGKNTLENEFAGVNQSLEALRTERDRLSIEKERLEQVMKTLAAMLENFNKTITQLTSRLTWIEELKNGLDGYEMGAKTILLEHNADPDKFPGIIGPLVNFIRTEQKYEFAFEALFGHQLQYILVKTELQGREAIAFLAEDNRGRATFIPLEAYTAASESGTGVESVVSWMQLPGIYGPAKELVRVDERFRRVFDYLLKDVVIVESAETIKQARANGATCTLVSITGELQTSEGWLTGGSQDIMERGLLGREREIEELKNELELLESNLAKTQAESDETVLKLEETTGSLEGANTELHELEIRYAQIEKSLESLQLQLGEVEKQMESLQQERTTVQTALDQTTEAHTTTARQLMDLELTDQKTQEELSQHQVEIEERRKEYDERSMRAGELRVRAASLEQQMNSMNAELSRVTTELNEMANTKAEKNNTIHRDRERFSDIDFQMKEKQALLERLSENKTSQEQELDSLRQKRQELVSSKTHKEKHSREILDVLDVIKQELHELELEKSQLRMNLKSLETYLEEEYKLNVTMEESDDQVEEAPAEEFQSPEALQSRVKELKNKIEGMGTVNLVAMEEYDELQERYEFLSKQLADLKDAKENLQKLITKINHESRERFSDTFTQVRAKFKDVFRGLFNGGDADLVLVDETNLLETGIEIIARPPGKRLQNISLLSGGEKALTAIALLFAVFLIKPSPFCIFDEMDAPLDDTNTGRFGKVLKEFAKKSQFIVITHNKITMEMASVMYGVTMQESGVSRLISVKFAGEQAPQPVVAPVAEEEAALN